One Carboxydothermus pertinax genomic window carries:
- a CDS encoding DUF4194 domain-containing protein produces the protein MEELLLIKDYSPKTREEFTRAVNKLLAQNFVIRDLEEDRKDYYFIYQHEKEVRAFLELAGWELVHFAPQRIYQAASGSDFNKLRLNLVESLVLLILRTLYEEKRRELTLAENPLVTVFDIQERFRELGIKDKPLDKKSLRECLSLFSRYRLIILPDGAQTFPETRIVLLPTLAVVLTDKDLRAYLESLKSGDAEGEADES, from the coding sequence ATGGAAGAGCTTCTTTTAATCAAGGATTATTCACCTAAAACCCGGGAAGAATTTACCCGGGCGGTAAATAAATTGCTTGCGCAAAATTTTGTGATCCGGGACCTTGAAGAGGATAGAAAAGACTATTATTTTATCTACCAGCATGAAAAAGAAGTGCGAGCATTTTTAGAGCTTGCCGGCTGGGAACTGGTGCATTTTGCTCCCCAGAGAATTTACCAGGCAGCAAGCGGCAGTGATTTTAACAAGCTTAGGTTAAATTTAGTGGAAAGTTTAGTACTCTTAATTTTACGAACCCTTTATGAGGAAAAGCGGCGGGAGCTAACTCTGGCGGAAAATCCACTGGTGACGGTGTTTGATATTCAGGAGAGATTTCGGGAACTGGGAATTAAAGATAAACCTTTGGATAAGAAATCTCTTCGCGAATGTCTTTCCCTGTTTTCCCGTTACCGGCTGATAATCCTACCCGATGGAGCACAAACTTTTCCCGAGACGAGAATAGTCTTGCTTCCAACTCTGGCGGTGGTTCTGACCGATAAAGATTTGCGGGCGTATCTGGAGAGCTTGAAGAGCGGTGATGCGGAGGGAGAAGCCGATGAAAGCTGA
- a CDS encoding aldehyde ferredoxin oxidoreductase family protein, producing the protein MWYGFAGKLLRVNLTSGEFKVEELDKNELRKYMGCVGYAAKLLYQEMPAGIDPLAPEAKVVLATGAVTGTSCPSGGSYEVCYKSPLTGTWNQARSGGAFGPKLKYAGFDFVVIEGKAKEPVYIYIHDGKVEIKAAKHLWGLNVEETTDTLIRELDDPEISVATIGQAGENGVLYAALINDRGRAAGRGGIGAVFGSKNLKAVVVNGRGGIKVARPKEFAAAIEKAEQWLKNYPLGSIPTLGTVGLVSLNNSLGILPTKNFQETYFEKADQISGEVLNRKYQIKRRACYGCSFACGRYTSVISGKYATPPMEGPEYETVDMFGPICGVDDLEAIIRANYLCNVYGLDTVSTGMSIGFSMECYEKGLLTEKDTEGMPLRWGDGEVMVKLVEKIAHREGICEFLAQGVKRMAEQLGPAAEEAAIHVKGLELPAHEPRSESKVLALQYAVSPRGGCHMHPNWASTWDFGQLDCGMKEFGMPWPPKEVQDESPQKGIAYRYVALQGEISEILGACIFYSWGTEGSCITPQLYAEIVSSLTGWDVTAEELMLAAERSWNLKRCFNAREGFNREHDKLPKRFTKAIPNGPAKGIKVVNLDVMLDAYYEAMGWDRATGNPTPEKLKELGLEFAIMAS; encoded by the coding sequence ATGTGGTACGGATTTGCAGGCAAATTGTTACGGGTTAATTTGACCAGTGGTGAATTTAAGGTAGAAGAACTGGATAAGAACGAGTTACGCAAATATATGGGGTGTGTTGGTTATGCAGCCAAGCTCCTCTATCAGGAAATGCCTGCTGGCATTGATCCTTTGGCTCCAGAAGCTAAAGTTGTATTGGCAACTGGTGCTGTAACGGGGACAAGTTGTCCCAGTGGTGGAAGCTACGAGGTATGTTATAAATCGCCATTGACTGGTACCTGGAACCAGGCAAGGTCAGGAGGAGCTTTTGGTCCAAAGCTTAAGTATGCTGGGTTTGACTTTGTGGTAATTGAAGGTAAGGCAAAAGAGCCTGTTTACATTTACATTCACGACGGAAAAGTAGAAATTAAAGCTGCTAAACACTTATGGGGCCTTAATGTAGAAGAGACTACTGATACCCTGATACGCGAACTTGATGACCCGGAAATCTCTGTAGCAACCATAGGTCAGGCGGGTGAAAACGGGGTTCTCTATGCTGCTTTGATCAATGATAGAGGACGAGCGGCCGGTCGTGGAGGTATTGGTGCGGTCTTTGGTAGTAAAAATTTGAAGGCGGTTGTGGTGAATGGCCGTGGAGGTATTAAAGTTGCCCGTCCGAAAGAATTTGCTGCGGCTATTGAGAAAGCAGAGCAATGGCTGAAGAATTACCCCTTGGGCAGTATACCTACCTTAGGTACGGTTGGTTTGGTATCATTAAATAATAGCTTAGGAATCTTACCGACCAAGAATTTCCAAGAGACCTATTTTGAAAAAGCTGATCAGATCTCTGGTGAGGTTTTAAACCGGAAATATCAAATTAAACGACGGGCTTGCTATGGCTGTAGCTTTGCCTGTGGACGGTATACTTCAGTGATAAGTGGAAAATATGCTACACCTCCTATGGAGGGCCCCGAGTATGAAACTGTAGATATGTTTGGCCCAATTTGTGGGGTGGATGATCTAGAGGCAATTATTAGAGCTAATTACCTGTGTAATGTTTATGGCTTGGATACAGTTAGTACAGGTATGAGCATTGGTTTTTCAATGGAGTGCTATGAAAAGGGATTACTAACTGAAAAGGATACGGAAGGAATGCCGCTGCGGTGGGGCGATGGAGAAGTAATGGTAAAATTAGTTGAAAAAATTGCCCACCGGGAAGGAATTTGTGAGTTTTTGGCACAGGGTGTAAAACGTATGGCTGAACAACTAGGGCCTGCTGCAGAGGAGGCAGCTATCCATGTAAAAGGACTTGAACTACCAGCTCATGAGCCGCGTTCTGAATCTAAGGTTCTCGCGCTGCAGTATGCCGTCTCCCCGCGCGGAGGTTGTCATATGCACCCCAACTGGGCCAGCACATGGGATTTTGGGCAACTTGATTGCGGTATGAAAGAATTCGGAATGCCCTGGCCGCCCAAAGAGGTCCAGGATGAATCGCCGCAAAAGGGAATTGCTTACCGCTATGTAGCATTACAAGGTGAAATCAGCGAAATTTTAGGAGCTTGTATTTTCTACTCGTGGGGAACTGAAGGTAGCTGTATTACACCACAGCTTTACGCTGAAATTGTTAGCTCTCTTACTGGATGGGATGTAACAGCAGAAGAGTTAATGTTAGCAGCTGAACGTTCTTGGAATCTGAAACGCTGCTTTAATGCTCGTGAAGGCTTTAACCGGGAACATGACAAATTGCCTAAACGTTTTACCAAGGCAATTCCGAATGGTCCCGCAAAGGGGATTAAGGTAGTAAATTTAGACGTTATGCTTGATGCATATTATGAAGCTATGGGTTGGGATAGGGCAACCGGCAATCCTACGCCTGAAAAATTAAAGGAATTGGGCTTGGAATTTGCAATCATGGCAAGTTAA
- a CDS encoding MoaD/ThiS family protein, with translation MQVKVKLLGILSFTYPAFSKFRYVEIEKGETVRDLQERLGLPVNEVHFISVNGKMVEEDYVLSDKDEVIFFPNVSGG, from the coding sequence ATGCAGGTTAAGGTAAAGTTGTTAGGTATTCTATCTTTTACTTATCCAGCTTTTAGTAAGTTTAGATACGTTGAAATCGAGAAAGGAGAAACAGTTAGAGACCTGCAAGAACGATTAGGATTGCCAGTAAATGAAGTTCACTTTATTTCCGTAAACGGGAAAATGGTGGAAGAGGATTATGTTTTATCTGATAAAGATGAAGTCATCTTCTTTCCTAACGTTAGCGGAGGTTAA
- a CDS encoding DUF2220 domain-containing protein produces the protein MEAPAVKKLLEELLEKYEQGKRPLIKIAENNFPRYFTDGEFKALFHAALKDWEREGFITLVWERFEKDNLLRHVKLNPEKAELLYEKLSRQKPQEKEEHYRKLWANLNDFPAWLGELKKDMLLEPLFDDDAEIMVTVLNALSLNNEEIPKRVFSQRYLGDSKLFLKVERKVAALLQKYYFKDIEVSGDAVFSEFGVVNNPVYLHLAGPVILKYPDGRLFNLKGLNYDVAFPAGLALQLEIADFAAQRVVTVENLTSYYQYVRRYPEDLVLYLGGFAGKMERKFLRKIYEYCLNRGFNIDFYHWGDIDLGGFNIFLHLKRETGIPFKPLWMDLDTLLKYKERGMKLSESYRRKLTKALEDPVYQDFRTVIEMMLTLNIRLEQEAIEL, from the coding sequence TTGGAAGCGCCAGCGGTTAAAAAGCTGTTAGAGGAGCTTTTGGAGAAATATGAACAGGGGAAAAGGCCGCTTATCAAAATTGCCGAAAATAACTTTCCACGCTATTTTACCGATGGGGAGTTTAAAGCTTTGTTTCATGCAGCCCTTAAAGACTGGGAGCGGGAGGGGTTTATCACCTTAGTCTGGGAGCGGTTTGAAAAAGATAATCTTTTAAGGCATGTTAAACTAAATCCTGAAAAAGCAGAGCTTCTTTATGAAAAGCTTTCCCGGCAAAAACCTCAAGAAAAAGAAGAGCATTACCGTAAGCTTTGGGCTAATTTAAACGATTTTCCCGCATGGCTCGGGGAACTGAAAAAAGACATGTTGTTAGAGCCGTTATTTGATGACGATGCTGAAATAATGGTTACCGTATTAAATGCTCTTTCCCTGAATAACGAAGAAATACCCAAAAGGGTTTTTAGCCAGCGGTATCTAGGCGATAGTAAACTTTTTTTAAAAGTGGAGCGCAAAGTTGCCGCCCTTTTGCAAAAATACTACTTTAAAGATATTGAGGTATCCGGGGATGCTGTATTTTCCGAGTTTGGGGTGGTAAATAATCCGGTCTACCTCCATCTTGCCGGTCCCGTTATCCTTAAATACCCCGATGGACGGCTCTTTAACCTTAAAGGGCTTAATTATGATGTAGCTTTTCCGGCCGGACTTGCCCTGCAGCTGGAAATTGCCGATTTTGCAGCTCAGCGGGTGGTGACGGTAGAAAATTTAACTTCCTATTACCAGTATGTACGAAGGTATCCTGAAGATTTAGTTCTTTATTTGGGTGGCTTTGCCGGGAAGATGGAGCGGAAATTTTTAAGGAAAATTTATGAGTATTGTTTAAATCGGGGATTTAATATTGATTTTTACCACTGGGGCGATATTGACCTGGGCGGTTTTAATATTTTTTTACATTTAAAAAGGGAAACGGGTATTCCCTTTAAGCCGCTCTGGATGGATTTGGATACTCTTTTAAAATATAAGGAACGGGGGATGAAGCTTTCGGAAAGCTACCGGCGTAAACTTACTAAAGCCCTGGAAGACCCGGTTTATCAGGATTTTAGGACGGTTATTGAAATGATGCTAACCCTAAATATCAGGCTTGAGCAGGAAGCGATTGAGCTTTAA
- a CDS encoding Wadjet anti-phage system protein JetA family protein — protein MKLFSVVPERFFGILAGPNREIYADLLLQIYKLYQQTPFRLQREDVIALITDVLEEREDFVPEEGEEEIGNARERANFILRRLCSVDVGWFNLEEDNDYQQYVTITEPARVMLEALEKIANRQTEEYRGYVFATYSALCSPEAELQKDLALDSAYRETRNLLNSLKTLRDNIKGYIKEAVSKTSAKELLILHFEEYTQNIIDQNYHRLKTSDHVSRYRPAIINKINEWESEYVDEIIKLYQERDKEKPEEVIRQEFYEKTSFIRTAYRELDLYLEEIDRYNALYAKSSYRQLKYLLETDRDLTRTLIDILDYIAGQVMQKELSLKDYLEHALPVKLNEFKFFNNDPLYKPRRPASEHRPEQKLVELPLEKKKELLRKTLEEVRERYSVEIINEFFLEKARGRDEVEAVELVENLEDFIKLIYLNAYFRHKKAAYVIKEDKRRFAGEKVQKGPFAFKNIKIVRKGKNGRASFNQGLFT, from the coding sequence ATGAAGTTATTTTCGGTAGTACCGGAAAGATTTTTTGGCATACTGGCCGGGCCCAATCGGGAGATTTACGCCGATTTACTTTTACAAATCTATAAACTTTACCAGCAAACTCCTTTTCGGCTTCAGCGGGAGGATGTTATTGCTTTAATAACCGACGTTCTTGAAGAACGGGAGGATTTTGTTCCCGAAGAGGGCGAAGAGGAGATAGGAAACGCCCGGGAACGGGCCAATTTTATTTTACGAAGACTTTGTTCTGTTGATGTGGGCTGGTTTAATTTAGAAGAGGATAATGACTACCAGCAGTATGTAACGATTACCGAGCCTGCCCGGGTTATGTTAGAAGCTCTGGAGAAAATAGCCAACCGGCAAACGGAAGAATACCGTGGTTATGTTTTTGCTACTTACAGTGCATTGTGTTCTCCGGAAGCCGAATTGCAGAAAGATCTGGCTTTAGATAGCGCTTACCGGGAAACCCGGAATCTTTTAAATAGCTTAAAGACGCTAAGAGACAACATTAAAGGTTATATCAAAGAAGCGGTAAGTAAAACATCGGCAAAAGAACTTCTAATCCTCCACTTTGAAGAATATACCCAGAACATTATCGACCAGAACTACCACCGCCTGAAAACTTCCGACCATGTTTCCCGCTACCGTCCGGCAATTATTAACAAAATTAACGAATGGGAAAGCGAATATGTGGATGAAATAATAAAACTTTACCAGGAGCGGGATAAAGAAAAGCCGGAAGAAGTTATTCGGCAGGAGTTTTACGAAAAAACATCGTTTATCAGAACTGCCTACCGGGAACTTGATCTTTACCTGGAGGAGATTGACCGGTATAACGCCCTTTATGCCAAAAGTTCTTACCGGCAGCTTAAGTATCTATTGGAAACTGACCGGGATTTAACCAGGACGCTTATAGATATTTTAGATTATATCGCCGGACAGGTAATGCAAAAAGAGCTATCATTAAAAGATTATTTAGAACATGCTTTACCTGTAAAACTTAATGAATTTAAATTTTTTAACAATGATCCCCTTTATAAACCAAGAAGACCGGCCAGCGAACACCGGCCGGAACAAAAGCTTGTGGAATTACCACTGGAGAAGAAAAAAGAACTTTTAAGGAAAACCCTGGAAGAAGTAAGGGAGCGGTATTCGGTCGAGATTATAAACGAATTTTTCCTGGAAAAAGCCCGGGGACGGGATGAAGTGGAAGCGGTAGAACTGGTAGAAAACCTGGAGGATTTTATCAAGTTAATTTATCTAAATGCATATTTTCGCCATAAAAAAGCAGCTTATGTTATTAAAGAAGACAAGCGGCGTTTTGCCGGAGAAAAAGTGCAAAAAGGACCTTTTGCGTTTAAAAACATTAAGATTGTAAGGAAGGGAAAAAATGGAAGAGCTTCTTTTAATCAAGGATTATTCACCTAA
- a CDS encoding 4Fe-4S dicluster domain-containing protein produces MGDPSLCTGCHRCEMWCSLTKYGEINPSRSNVYVVRREPAVDVPVVCIQCGLCINVCPTGALKRDKKTMAVVVDKEKCVGCGMCTNVCPIGVLRIDKETKMAAKCDLCGGSPACAAHCPQNAIRYEVANKAAAKRRELWAMAHAVRNR; encoded by the coding sequence ATGGGGGATCCTTCCTTATGTACAGGATGCCACCGTTGTGAGATGTGGTGTTCTCTTACTAAATATGGAGAGATAAATCCTTCGCGAAGTAATGTGTATGTGGTGCGTCGAGAGCCGGCGGTAGATGTGCCCGTGGTATGTATTCAATGTGGCTTATGCATAAATGTCTGTCCAACTGGAGCACTAAAACGCGATAAAAAAACAATGGCTGTAGTTGTAGATAAGGAAAAGTGTGTAGGTTGTGGTATGTGTACAAATGTTTGTCCAATTGGTGTGCTCAGAATAGATAAAGAAACAAAGATGGCTGCTAAATGTGATTTGTGTGGAGGCTCACCGGCATGTGCAGCTCATTGTCCACAGAATGCTATTCGATATGAGGTTGCAAATAAAGCTGCAGCCAAACGTCGGGAACTTTGGGCTATGGCCCATGCGGTTCGGAACAGATAG
- a CDS encoding HEPN domain-containing protein, with amino-acid sequence MYKKYFDIILDNLLKEVKDFYGERLITLAIFGSVGRGTFRPDSDIDLLIIASDLPRGRIARVEEFLEVERKIEPLLNKLKNEGIDTYLSTVIKQKDEVLKGSLLFLDMIDDAKILYDKEDFFKNYLKALREKLQSLGAEKIYRGGAWYWVLKKDFRYGEVILKAQKRLKILNVLLEEEAYSDVIREAQEIVELAVKGMLRQIGIDPPKQHDVSPLLADHKEKLPGEVIPDIPEIMRISKWLRKEREFAFYGDIDFIPTEEYTLQDAQKAINDAIFVVKMAERVIK; translated from the coding sequence ATGTACAAAAAATATTTTGATATTATTCTTGATAATCTTTTAAAAGAAGTAAAAGATTTTTATGGTGAAAGGCTTATTACCCTGGCGATTTTTGGTTCGGTAGGCAGAGGTACTTTCAGGCCTGATTCGGATATAGATTTACTAATTATTGCCTCGGACCTTCCCCGAGGTAGAATAGCACGAGTTGAAGAATTTTTAGAAGTTGAAAGAAAAATTGAGCCCCTTTTAAATAAATTAAAAAATGAGGGAATAGATACTTATCTTTCTACTGTGATTAAACAAAAAGATGAAGTGTTAAAAGGAAGCCTTCTTTTTTTAGACATGATAGACGATGCAAAAATTTTGTATGATAAAGAAGATTTTTTTAAAAATTATCTTAAAGCTTTACGAGAAAAACTGCAAAGTTTGGGGGCCGAAAAAATTTACCGGGGTGGAGCCTGGTACTGGGTATTAAAAAAGGATTTCCGGTATGGGGAGGTTATTTTAAAAGCGCAAAAACGCCTGAAAATCCTAAATGTACTTCTCGAAGAAGAAGCCTATTCTGATGTTATTCGTGAAGCCCAGGAGATTGTTGAGTTGGCGGTTAAAGGTATGCTCAGACAAATAGGAATTGACCCGCCCAAACAACATGATGTAAGTCCATTACTTGCAGACCATAAAGAGAAATTACCAGGAGAAGTAATACCTGATATTCCCGAGATTATGCGAATTTCTAAGTGGCTTAGAAAAGAGCGGGAATTTGCCTTTTATGGAGATATAGATTTTATTCCAACCGAAGAATATACCCTGCAGGATGCCCAAAAAGCCATAAATGATGCTATTTTTGTAGTTAAAATGGCGGAAAGGGTAATTAAATAA
- a CDS encoding ATP-binding protein — translation MKAENFKELRGIKLINWHYFQNETIKLKGATLLTGDNGSGKSTILDAIQYVLVADQRKVRFNSSAGEEHSKRDLLGYVRCKTGADGALGKRVLRTGDVTSVICLEFFDHKKKEPFLVGVVIDAYSDDTLKEQFFIINNASINDDYFIIDQRPRNITEFRAKVGPLKNAELLAKDAYKHQLRTKLGHIHEKFFSLFVKAISFKSIKDIREFVYEYLLEPREIDLRNLLENLEQYDRFLVLAEETERKLHDLEIILEKHKQLKKDITTRNLHRYLVLRGNLADLQERYQSLTGKMEELAGEKAKLEEKLNILTKRLLEVREEKDNVNKALWENSAYRRLTEIEKEIKELQGEQKRLKTLQEKVQTFLQNEATIYKKYGFSQAEILKEMVLNLRLKEVKALLPKLLSFRKNLKEQTAQELYRIEAEISTKKALKQEIEEILEGLKQNKHTYPPEVGALINLLKEKFREEAKKEVEPKILAELLEVKDERWQNAVEGYLNTQRFDIILPPEDFDRALAIYERYKKERRISRVGIVNTGRVKKYLGQIEKNSLAEEVTSENPYALAYAQFLMGRVIKCEHEGQLKLYPRSITPTCMVYQNHTARQIDFKVYEIPYIGSRAIKKQIEKREQELRELEQELDKLYREKFKLTECQEELSGARDEKDREYALLEDRMTELLMLAEIEEKIVKLSRERESIDTSGIKALEEGLAKLVVEEKALEAEKDKVQGRVGMVTKELEFRAGEEKQLKMELESARREFDEFCSQNPDLVGDGEKRFEEELKGKSPGQIAQNFSSSLKGLETKINNLRADLTELRSKFNQKYAFGGSITGDDITDFLDLYRKLAESELPDYKERMERAKAQAEEEFKSHFVHKLKESIEEAKGVFRELNAALRGIKFGEDEYRFRYENAPEYKKYLELIDEVDKLTPGETSLFSGVLREKFREVMDEMFEGFLHRDKEAGEFLNRLTDYRNYLTYDIEILHGDGTTSHYSKVYGLKSGGETQTPFYVAIVASFVQLYRIHRGDSTIRLMLFDEAFNRMDADRVESSIRFMKFYGLQPIIAVPSDKLALIAPHVETNLLVLRAGDQSFVEEFYYDGSKEGIRLGSASG, via the coding sequence ATGAAAGCTGAAAATTTTAAAGAGCTCAGGGGTATAAAGCTTATAAACTGGCATTATTTTCAAAACGAGACCATTAAACTAAAGGGGGCCACTCTTTTAACCGGGGATAACGGTTCCGGTAAGTCAACCATATTGGATGCTATCCAGTATGTTTTGGTGGCGGACCAGAGGAAAGTACGCTTTAATTCATCGGCAGGGGAAGAGCACTCCAAGAGGGATTTACTGGGGTATGTGCGCTGTAAAACCGGGGCGGATGGGGCCCTGGGGAAACGGGTACTAAGAACCGGTGACGTAACTTCCGTGATCTGCCTTGAGTTTTTTGATCATAAGAAAAAGGAGCCGTTTTTGGTAGGGGTAGTAATTGATGCTTACAGCGATGATACGTTAAAAGAACAGTTTTTTATCATCAATAATGCTTCTATTAACGATGACTATTTTATCATTGACCAGCGGCCAAGGAATATCACCGAGTTTCGCGCTAAAGTGGGGCCTTTAAAAAATGCAGAGCTTTTAGCCAAAGATGCGTATAAGCATCAACTGCGGACCAAACTTGGCCACATCCATGAAAAGTTTTTCTCTTTATTTGTTAAGGCTATTTCCTTTAAGTCGATTAAGGACATCCGGGAATTTGTTTATGAATATTTGTTAGAGCCCAGGGAAATCGATTTAAGAAATCTTTTGGAAAACCTGGAGCAATATGACCGGTTTTTGGTTCTGGCCGAAGAAACCGAGAGAAAATTACACGATTTAGAAATAATTTTAGAAAAACATAAACAGCTAAAAAAAGATATAACAACCCGGAACCTGCATCGCTACCTGGTGTTACGGGGTAATCTTGCTGATTTACAGGAGAGGTATCAAAGCCTTACCGGAAAGATGGAAGAGCTTGCCGGTGAAAAGGCAAAGCTCGAGGAAAAACTAAACATTCTTACAAAAAGGTTGTTAGAGGTACGGGAAGAAAAGGATAATGTCAATAAAGCCCTCTGGGAAAATTCGGCATACCGGAGGTTAACGGAGATTGAGAAAGAAATTAAAGAGCTCCAAGGGGAACAAAAAAGGTTAAAAACGTTACAGGAAAAAGTTCAGACTTTTTTACAGAATGAAGCAACAATATATAAAAAATACGGTTTTAGCCAGGCAGAAATTTTAAAAGAAATGGTCTTAAATTTAAGGCTTAAAGAGGTAAAAGCGCTTTTACCAAAGCTTTTAAGCTTTCGGAAAAATTTAAAAGAACAAACGGCGCAGGAGCTATACCGGATAGAAGCCGAGATTTCTACTAAAAAGGCCTTAAAACAGGAAATCGAAGAAATTCTTGAAGGATTAAAGCAAAACAAGCATACCTATCCTCCGGAAGTGGGGGCGTTAATTAATCTTTTAAAGGAAAAGTTTCGGGAAGAAGCGAAAAAAGAAGTGGAGCCGAAAATCTTAGCGGAGTTACTTGAGGTCAAGGATGAACGCTGGCAGAATGCGGTGGAGGGATATTTAAATACCCAGAGGTTTGATATCATCCTGCCGCCGGAGGATTTTGACCGGGCCCTTGCCATTTACGAGCGGTATAAAAAGGAGCGGCGAATTTCCCGGGTGGGGATTGTCAATACCGGCCGGGTGAAAAAGTATTTAGGACAAATTGAGAAAAATTCATTGGCGGAAGAAGTTACCAGCGAGAATCCCTACGCTCTGGCATATGCCCAGTTTTTAATGGGCCGGGTAATAAAGTGCGAACACGAGGGGCAGTTAAAACTTTATCCGCGGTCGATAACCCCGACCTGCATGGTTTATCAAAACCACACTGCCCGGCAAATTGATTTTAAAGTTTACGAAATTCCCTACATCGGCAGCCGGGCTATTAAAAAGCAGATCGAGAAAAGAGAACAGGAGCTCAGGGAATTAGAGCAGGAACTTGATAAGTTATACCGGGAGAAGTTTAAGCTTACCGAATGCCAGGAGGAACTCTCTGGAGCACGGGATGAAAAGGACCGGGAGTATGCTCTGTTGGAGGACCGCATGACGGAGCTTTTGATGCTTGCGGAAATCGAAGAAAAAATAGTAAAACTTTCCCGGGAAAGGGAAAGTATCGATACTTCTGGAATTAAAGCTCTGGAAGAAGGTCTTGCCAAACTTGTGGTGGAAGAAAAAGCTCTGGAAGCAGAGAAAGATAAAGTTCAGGGACGGGTGGGAATGGTTACAAAAGAACTTGAATTTAGAGCCGGGGAAGAAAAACAGCTTAAGATGGAACTTGAATCTGCCCGGAGGGAGTTCGATGAGTTTTGTTCCCAAAATCCCGATTTGGTGGGTGATGGGGAAAAACGTTTTGAGGAAGAATTAAAAGGAAAAAGCCCAGGACAAATTGCCCAGAATTTCTCAAGCAGTTTAAAAGGCCTTGAGACCAAGATTAATAATCTTCGGGCGGATTTAACGGAGCTAAGAAGTAAATTTAACCAGAAGTATGCTTTTGGTGGCAGCATAACCGGGGATGATATTACCGATTTTCTTGATTTATACAGAAAACTTGCCGAAAGTGAGCTTCCGGATTATAAAGAGCGGATGGAGCGGGCGAAAGCCCAGGCGGAGGAAGAGTTTAAATCCCACTTTGTGCATAAGTTAAAAGAAAGCATTGAAGAGGCTAAAGGGGTTTTCCGGGAGCTAAATGCGGCTCTAAGGGGCATAAAATTTGGAGAGGATGAGTACCGGTTTCGCTACGAAAATGCTCCGGAGTATAAAAAATACCTGGAGCTTATCGATGAAGTGGATAAGTTAACTCCCGGGGAGACAAGCCTTTTTAGCGGGGTACTTCGGGAAAAGTTTAGAGAAGTAATGGACGAAATGTTTGAAGGGTTTTTACACCGGGATAAAGAGGCCGGGGAGTTTCTAAACCGCTTAACCGACTACCGGAACTACTTAACCTATGATATTGAGATTCTCCACGGTGATGGAACCACTTCCCATTACTCCAAAGTCTACGGTTTAAAGTCCGGCGGAGAAACGCAGACGCCTTTTTATGTGGCAATTGTGGCGTCTTTTGTCCAGCTTTACCGGATACACCGAGGGGACAGCACTATAAGGCTGATGCTTTTCGATGAAGCTTTTAACCGGATGGATGCCGACAGGGTGGAGTCAAGTATAAGGTTTATGAAATTTTACGGTCTGCAGCCTATTATTGCTGTGCCTTCGGATAAGCTTGCTCTGATTGCTCCTCATGTGGAAACCAATTTATTGGTACTACGCGCCGGTGACCAAAGTTTTGTGGAGGAATTTTATTATGATGGCTCCAAGGAAGGGATAAGGCTTGGAAGCGCCAGCGGTTAA
- a CDS encoding MoaD/ThiS family protein, with the protein MQVKVKLLGILSFVYPAFSKFRYVEIEKGETVRDLQERLGLAVNEVHFISVNGKMVEEDYVLSDEDEVIFFPKVGG; encoded by the coding sequence ATGCAGGTTAAGGTAAAGTTGTTAGGTATTCTGTCTTTTGTTTATCCAGCTTTTAGTAAGTTTAGATACGTTGAAATCGAGAAAGGAGAAACAGTTAGAGACCTGCAGGAACGATTAGGATTAGCTGTAAATGAAGTTCACTTTATCTCCGTAAACGGGAAAATGGTAGAAGAAGATTATGTCTTATCTGATGAAGATGAAGTTATCTTCTTTCCTAAAGTTGGCGGTTGA